In a genomic window of uncultured Flavobacterium sp.:
- a CDS encoding DUF4172 domain-containing protein, with product MRYNWQLPNWGEFVYDDSVLDSLCIEFALETGELKGLVNSLSSEIQKETIMQFMISEAIKTSEIEGEFFSRQDIMSSIKKNLGLDDGFGKIRNKNAQGVGKLMVVVRNSYADKLSQLSLKQWHYILMEYSRHINPGEYRIGEEPMQIVSGSYDKEIVHFEAPPSNQILFEMEKFIKWYNGFKVKTTDIKKALIKTSISHLYFESIHPFEDGNGRIGRAIAEKCLSESLNRPVLMSISSTIEQNKKKYYQSLKEAQRTLEITDWIFYFSNLILDSQKNAKQIILFTLNKSRFMDQFKNKMNERQTKAVLKMFEYGIAGFVGGMTTTKYISITKTSRATATRDLQNLTDNSILIPKGEGRSRSYDLNLSDKEISKI from the coding sequence ATGAGATATAACTGGCAGCTACCTAATTGGGGGGAATTTGTATATGATGATTCGGTATTAGATTCATTATGTATTGAATTTGCATTGGAAACTGGGGAATTAAAAGGGCTTGTAAATTCTTTATCTAGCGAAATTCAAAAAGAAACTATTATGCAATTTATGATTTCAGAAGCTATTAAAACTTCTGAAATTGAAGGAGAATTTTTTAGTAGGCAAGATATAATGTCTTCCATTAAGAAAAATTTGGGTTTAGATGATGGGTTTGGTAAAATAAGAAACAAAAATGCTCAAGGTGTTGGAAAACTGATGGTAGTAGTTAGAAATTCTTATGCTGATAAATTATCTCAATTATCTTTAAAACAATGGCATTATATTTTGATGGAATATTCAAGACATATCAATCCTGGTGAATATAGAATAGGAGAAGAACCTATGCAAATCGTTTCGGGAAGTTATGATAAAGAAATAGTTCACTTTGAAGCTCCACCATCAAACCAGATTCTATTTGAAATGGAAAAATTCATTAAGTGGTATAATGGTTTTAAAGTAAAAACAACTGATATTAAAAAAGCACTGATTAAAACTTCGATTTCTCATTTATATTTTGAAAGTATTCATCCTTTTGAAGATGGGAATGGAAGGATAGGTAGAGCTATTGCCGAAAAATGTCTTTCAGAATCTTTAAACCGACCCGTTTTAATGAGTATTTCAAGTACTATTGAACAAAATAAAAAAAAGTATTACCAATCTTTAAAAGAAGCGCAACGAACACTTGAAATTACAGATTGGATTTTTTATTTTTCTAACTTGATTTTAGATTCTCAGAAAAATGCAAAGCAAATTATTCTTTTTACTTTAAACAAAAGTAGATTTATGGATCAGTTTAAGAATAAAATGAATGAAAGGCAGACAAAAGCGGTATTGAAAATGTTTGAATACGGTATTGCTGGTTTTGTAGGCGGAATGACAACTACAAAATATATTTCTATTACTAAAACTTCCAGAGCAACAGCTACAAGAGATCTGCAGAATTTGACTGATAATAGTATTTTAATACCAAAAGGAGAAGGCAGAAGTCGATCATATGATTTGAACTTGTCCGATAAAGAGATATCTAAAATTTAA
- a CDS encoding MG2 domain-containing protein: MKAKGLVLVFCVFFIFQSCGRKSAADFNSDFSLFKEYIVSFTGGIVSSESDIRVVLAFDKKDWKVNQVLDSDLLDISPSVDGKIVALSTNTLAFIPEKKLKPGTEYQVTLNLDKLTAIPKEKEKELSKFNFTVKTIKQDFTINTADIQSYSKEYQYLNCVLKTADNIDLETAIKLVSANQKGNKLKIKFEKKSGSGKEFNFIIDSIQRYDEGTNLEILYDGSDFDIDQKGELDYAVSGLNEFKIVKVEVPEGTNQSVLINFSEPLEKGQDFKGLVSIQNANNLKFSTQGNLLKVYFSNEAPAKKEEPVPVAVEESTVSLTDSVTTVIDSAAAVVDAAVEVVKNDEAEPQQILAGDLLIEVFQGIESQYGKKMDSNYNQKITFDQIKPGVRFIKNGTILPSSNNLKLNFEAVNLSAVDVKVYKIYKNNILQFLQYNELNGSQNLKKVAQPVAKTTLKLNESALVNPAKWNTFALDLSKIITPEPGAIYRVEFVYKKKYSLYKCETSENDETSEEEEEVDENDVNYSGNSYDDYYYDDYEWRESQDPCTNSYYYNARIATNILATDLGVIAKRGENKSYLFAVNNIVTTEPVSNARVDLYTYQQQKITTGATSSEGIASFQLDKFAYFAIVTVGDQSTYVKLDDGLSLSVSNFDVAGETLQKGLKGFIYGERGVWRPGDNLYLSFILNDVSNKLPKSHPIKFRLNDPNGKTTYQTIQKTNDLNHYSFVVPTSADAPTGNWEAMISVGGAKFYKSIKIETIKPNRLKIKNNFSRKTLSSSYPNTSNLEVTWLHGAIAKNLNVEMQAKFSQQTTTFKGYEKFTFDDLVRQFSTEEINVFSGKLNENGKASVNIEPKLQGQAPGMLRASFITKVYEEGGDFSTDVISTTYSPYKTYVGIKSPEPNKYGMLETRTNNRFDIVTLDENGRPKSVRNLEVKVYKVEWRWWWDASSDNLSNYNSSNATTAYKTYIINTDASGKGHIQFSLADEEWGRYLIRVSDNPNGHATALTVNIDWPIWSGKTRNRDASTANMLVFSTDKKNYAVGEKAQISFPSSEGGRALISIENGSKVVQTIWAKTQKGETKVEVPITSAMAPNVYFNITLLQPHASTKNDSPIRMYGIVPIEVVDKNTILAPTLSMPDVLKPEQTFTVKVGEKTGKEMTYTIAVVDEGLLDLTRFKTPNAWDSFYVREALGVKTWDIYDDVIGAYGGKINQIFSIGGDQDLGGGKAKKANRFKPVVLYYGPFKLEKGQTKSHQLKLPKYIGSVRTMVVAGDANTSAYGSVEKATPVKSPLMVLASLPRKISPSEKVTLPVTVFATEKNIKNVSIQIKTSNGLQVMGSATQSLNFTEPDEKMAYFNLVVGSATGIAKVQVVATSGKEKSVYDVEIDMTNPNPVTNTFTDIILPPNSTKTISWKTFGVSGSNKARLEVSSMPTMNLNGRLQFLIQYPHGCVEQTTSSVFPQLFLNDVVDLDATRKALIQKNITAGITRLGSFQLSNGGLSYWQGNTIADDWGSSYVGHFLIEAEKKGYVLPINFKSKWISYQQKEAKQWRFEPKYGNDLAQSYRLYTLALAGNADLSSMNRLRETKGISNESKLRLAAAYVLAGQKSAGQNLLLNTSIDSESDGYNYYYYGSSERNRAMALETMLLLGQKQKAFTLATKLAKEMSNNQWMSTQTTAYCLYSMSKFAIANGPKGINLQFSKNGKGETISTQKTVADRSLIVQSGANNIVLKNLKNNTVYVRVLNTGILPIGQEKEIQSDVSAAIVFKNRKGSTINVSKISQGTEFIAEVTIKNQRNESVQNVALSQILPSGFEIVNTRFTDYGDATNNTADYIDIRDDRTNFYFGMKARETKTFRILLNASYLGNYYLPGLQCEAMYDNTFLARTKGFWVEVVK; the protein is encoded by the coding sequence GTGAAAGCAAAAGGATTAGTTCTCGTGTTTTGTGTGTTTTTTATTTTTCAATCTTGCGGTCGCAAATCAGCAGCCGATTTCAATTCCGATTTTTCATTATTTAAAGAGTATATAGTCAGTTTCACGGGAGGAATAGTCTCGTCGGAATCTGATATTCGGGTGGTTTTAGCTTTCGATAAAAAAGATTGGAAAGTGAATCAGGTTTTAGACAGCGATTTACTTGATATTTCGCCAAGCGTAGACGGAAAAATAGTAGCGCTTTCCACAAACACACTTGCTTTTATTCCCGAAAAAAAGCTGAAACCCGGAACAGAATATCAAGTTACTTTAAACTTAGATAAACTTACCGCAATTCCGAAAGAGAAAGAAAAAGAGCTTTCGAAATTTAACTTTACAGTAAAAACAATCAAGCAGGATTTTACAATAAATACTGCCGATATTCAGTCGTATAGTAAAGAATATCAATATCTTAATTGTGTTTTAAAAACAGCAGATAATATTGATCTTGAAACCGCTATTAAATTAGTTTCGGCCAATCAAAAAGGGAATAAACTTAAAATCAAATTCGAAAAAAAATCTGGTTCAGGCAAAGAATTTAATTTTATTATTGATAGTATTCAGCGTTATGATGAAGGAACAAATCTTGAGATTCTGTATGACGGAAGTGATTTTGATATTGATCAGAAAGGAGAATTAGATTATGCAGTTTCAGGTTTAAACGAATTTAAAATTGTAAAAGTCGAGGTTCCGGAAGGAACCAATCAATCGGTTTTGATTAATTTTTCTGAACCATTAGAAAAAGGACAGGATTTCAAAGGCTTGGTTTCGATTCAGAATGCTAATAATTTAAAATTTTCTACTCAGGGAAATTTACTGAAAGTGTATTTTAGTAATGAAGCGCCGGCCAAAAAAGAAGAACCCGTTCCTGTTGCTGTCGAAGAATCAACAGTTTCCCTTACCGATTCAGTTACAACTGTTATTGATAGTGCTGCGGCGGTAGTTGATGCTGCTGTAGAAGTGGTTAAGAATGATGAAGCCGAACCACAGCAAATTCTGGCAGGAGATTTATTGATTGAAGTTTTTCAGGGAATCGAAAGCCAATATGGTAAAAAAATGGATTCTAACTACAATCAGAAAATCACTTTTGACCAAATAAAACCGGGCGTTCGTTTCATAAAAAACGGAACGATTTTGCCAAGTTCAAATAACTTAAAATTAAATTTTGAAGCCGTAAATTTAAGTGCAGTTGATGTAAAAGTATATAAGATTTACAAGAACAACATTCTTCAATTTCTTCAATATAATGAATTAAACGGAAGTCAGAATCTCAAGAAAGTAGCACAGCCCGTCGCCAAAACCACGCTCAAATTAAACGAAAGTGCTTTGGTAAATCCGGCTAAATGGAACACGTTTGCTTTAGATTTATCTAAAATAATTACGCCGGAACCAGGTGCAATCTATAGAGTGGAATTTGTATATAAAAAGAAATATTCTTTATATAAATGCGAAACTTCAGAAAATGATGAAACTTCAGAAGAGGAAGAAGAAGTAGATGAAAATGATGTAAACTACAGCGGAAACTCTTACGACGATTATTACTATGATGATTATGAATGGAGAGAAAGTCAGGATCCTTGTACCAATTCGTATTATTATAATGCCAGAATAGCGACCAATATTTTGGCGACAGATTTAGGTGTTATTGCTAAAAGAGGCGAGAATAAATCCTATTTATTTGCCGTAAATAATATTGTGACAACAGAACCTGTTTCAAATGCACGAGTTGATTTATATACGTATCAGCAGCAAAAAATAACGACTGGGGCAACTAGCAGCGAAGGAATAGCTTCTTTTCAACTGGATAAATTCGCTTATTTTGCGATCGTTACCGTAGGAGATCAGTCTACTTATGTAAAACTCGATGACGGACTTTCTTTATCGGTTAGTAATTTTGATGTTGCCGGAGAGACTTTACAGAAAGGATTAAAAGGCTTTATTTATGGCGAACGTGGCGTTTGGCGTCCGGGAGATAATTTGTATTTGTCTTTTATTTTGAATGATGTTTCGAATAAGTTACCGAAATCACATCCAATTAAATTCAGATTGAATGATCCAAATGGTAAAACAACTTATCAGACGATTCAGAAGACAAACGATTTAAATCATTATTCATTCGTAGTTCCAACAAGTGCAGATGCGCCAACTGGAAATTGGGAAGCTATGATAAGTGTTGGTGGTGCGAAGTTTTACAAGAGCATTAAAATCGAAACGATTAAGCCGAATCGCTTAAAAATAAAGAATAATTTCTCAAGAAAGACTCTTTCATCTTCTTATCCAAATACAAGTAATCTCGAAGTTACATGGCTTCACGGCGCAATTGCGAAAAACCTGAATGTAGAAATGCAAGCTAAGTTTTCGCAGCAAACAACAACATTTAAAGGATATGAGAAATTTACTTTTGATGATTTAGTACGTCAATTTAGTACTGAAGAAATTAATGTTTTCTCTGGAAAATTAAACGAAAACGGAAAAGCTTCAGTAAATATTGAACCAAAATTACAAGGACAAGCGCCGGGAATGCTTCGCGCTTCTTTCATCACAAAAGTGTATGAAGAAGGAGGAGATTTTAGTACAGATGTTATTTCGACAACGTATTCACCTTATAAAACTTATGTAGGAATAAAATCTCCGGAACCAAATAAATACGGAATGTTGGAAACCAGAACCAACAACCGTTTTGATATTGTGACACTGGATGAAAACGGAAGACCAAAATCAGTTCGAAATCTGGAAGTAAAAGTTTATAAAGTTGAGTGGCGCTGGTGGTGGGATGCATCAAGCGATAATTTGTCGAATTATAATTCTTCGAATGCGACAACGGCATACAAAACTTATATTATCAATACAGATGCAAGCGGAAAAGGACACATTCAGTTTTCGTTAGCCGATGAGGAATGGGGACGTTATTTAATTCGTGTTTCAGATAACCCGAATGGTCATGCAACTGCTCTTACCGTAAATATAGATTGGCCAATTTGGTCTGGAAAAACACGTAATAGAGATGCTTCTACGGCAAATATGTTAGTGTTTTCTACCGATAAAAAGAATTATGCAGTAGGTGAAAAAGCACAAATATCTTTCCCTTCAAGTGAAGGTGGGCGTGCTTTAATTTCGATCGAAAATGGATCAAAAGTAGTGCAGACAATTTGGGCAAAAACACAAAAAGGAGAGACTAAAGTTGAAGTTCCAATTACTTCGGCAATGGCGCCAAACGTGTATTTTAATATCACGCTTTTACAACCGCACGCTTCAACTAAAAATGATTCGCCAATTCGTATGTATGGAATCGTTCCGATAGAAGTTGTCGATAAAAACACAATTCTTGCGCCAACACTTTCGATGCCGGACGTTTTAAAACCGGAACAAACTTTTACAGTAAAAGTAGGTGAGAAAACAGGTAAAGAAATGACGTATACAATTGCAGTTGTTGATGAAGGTTTACTGGACTTAACACGTTTTAAAACGCCAAATGCATGGGATAGTTTTTATGTTCGTGAAGCTTTAGGAGTAAAAACCTGGGATATTTATGATGATGTAATTGGTGCATATGGCGGAAAAATAAATCAGATTTTCAGTATTGGTGGAGATCAGGATTTAGGTGGTGGAAAAGCCAAAAAAGCCAACCGTTTTAAACCAGTTGTTTTATATTATGGTCCGTTTAAATTAGAAAAAGGACAAACGAAATCACATCAATTAAAATTGCCAAAATATATTGGTTCTGTTCGAACAATGGTTGTTGCCGGTGATGCAAATACGAGCGCTTATGGAAGTGTCGAAAAAGCAACTCCTGTAAAAAGTCCGTTGATGGTTTTGGCTTCATTGCCAAGAAAAATTTCTCCATCAGAAAAAGTGACTCTCCCGGTTACGGTTTTTGCAACTGAAAAGAATATCAAAAATGTTTCGATTCAGATTAAAACAAGCAACGGGTTACAAGTAATGGGAAGTGCTACACAATCATTGAATTTTACAGAACCGGATGAGAAAATGGCTTATTTTAATCTGGTAGTTGGCTCTGCAACGGGAATCGCAAAGGTTCAAGTTGTTGCAACTTCAGGAAAAGAGAAATCGGTTTATGATGTCGAAATTGATATGACGAACCCAAATCCGGTTACGAATACATTTACAGATATTATTTTACCTCCAAATAGTACCAAAACGATTTCATGGAAAACTTTTGGAGTTTCAGGAAGTAATAAAGCAAGATTAGAGGTGTCGTCAATGCCAACGATGAATTTGAACGGAAGATTACAATTCTTGATTCAATATCCACATGGTTGTGTAGAGCAAACTACATCATCCGTTTTTCCTCAATTATTCTTAAATGATGTTGTCGATTTAGACGCAACAAGAAAAGCGCTAATTCAAAAAAACATTACTGCTGGAATTACAAGATTAGGAAGCTTTCAATTATCAAACGGAGGATTGTCGTATTGGCAAGGAAACACAATTGCAGACGATTGGGGAAGTTCATATGTCGGACATTTCCTGATTGAAGCAGAGAAAAAAGGATATGTTTTGCCAATTAATTTCAAATCAAAATGGATTTCGTATCAACAAAAAGAAGCGAAACAATGGCGTTTTGAACCTAAATATGGTAATGATTTAGCGCAATCTTATAGATTATATACATTGGCTTTGGCCGGAAATGCAGATTTGTCTTCGATGAACAGATTACGTGAAACTAAAGGTATTTCTAACGAAAGTAAACTTCGCTTGGCGGCAGCTTATGTTTTGGCTGGGCAAAAATCGGCAGGACAAAATCTTTTACTAAATACTAGTATTGACAGCGAATCAGATGGTTACAATTATTACTATTATGGTTCAAGTGAAAGAAACAGAGCAATGGCTTTAGAAACGATGTTGCTTTTGGGGCAAAAACAAAAAGCATTTACTTTGGCTACAAAACTTGCAAAAGAAATGTCAAACAATCAATGGATGAGCACGCAAACAACGGCGTATTGTTTATATTCAATGTCGAAATTTGCTATTGCCAATGGTCCTAAAGGAATTAATCTTCAGTTTAGTAAAAACGGAAAAGGAGAAACGATAAGCACTCAAAAAACAGTTGCAGACAGAAGTTTGATTGTTCAAAGTGGTGCAAATAATATTGTGTTGAAAAATCTTAAAAACAACACTGTTTATGTTCGTGTTTTAAATACTGGAATTTTACCAATTGGACAGGAAAAAGAAATTCAAAGCGATGTTTCGGCTGCTATTGTTTTCAAAAACAGAAAAGGAAGCACAATCAATGTTTCGAAAATTAGTCAGGGAACTGAATTTATTGCAGAGGTTACGATTAAAAACCAAAGAAATGAAAGTGTTCAAAATGTAGCTTTATCACAGATTCTGCCTTCAGGTTTCGAAATTGTAAATACGCGTTTCACCGATTACGGAGACGCTACAAACAATACTGCTGATTATATTGATATTCGTGATGATAGAACTAATTTCTATTTTGGAATGAAAGCCAGAGAAACAAAAACATTTAGAATCCTACTCAACGCATCATATCTGGGGAATTATTATTTGCCGGGATTGCAATGTGAAGCGATGTATGACAATACATTTCTAGCGAGAACAAAAGGTTTTTGGGTTGAAGTAGTAAAATAA
- a CDS encoding nucleoside deaminase: MINPFTDEYFMKKALQEAEMAFDKGEIPVGAIIVVADKVIARSHNLTELLNDVTAHAEMQAITAAANFLGGKYLKDCTLYVTLEPCQMCAGALYWSQISKIVFGARDEQRGFMTMGTKLHPKTTVVSGIMANEAADLMKRFFIERRK; the protein is encoded by the coding sequence ATGATAAATCCTTTCACCGACGAATATTTCATGAAAAAAGCTTTGCAGGAAGCTGAAATGGCTTTTGATAAAGGCGAAATTCCTGTTGGAGCAATTATAGTAGTTGCGGATAAAGTAATTGCCAGAAGTCATAATCTAACGGAGTTGTTAAATGATGTTACGGCTCATGCCGAAATGCAGGCAATAACGGCAGCTGCCAACTTTCTAGGCGGAAAATATTTGAAAGATTGCACACTTTATGTTACACTCGAACCTTGTCAAATGTGTGCAGGAGCTTTGTATTGGAGTCAGATTTCTAAAATTGTTTTTGGAGCCAGAGACGAACAACGTGGTTTTATGACAATGGGAACAAAATTACATCCGAAAACGACCGTTGTTTCTGGAATTATGGCCAATGAAGCTGCAGATTTAATGAAGCGTTTCTTTATAGAAAGACGTAAGTAA
- a CDS encoding 1-deoxy-D-xylulose-5-phosphate synthase — protein sequence MKSKLLSDIFNPADLRLLTEAQLPQVAQELRQFIIDIVSVKEGHLGASLGVIELTIALHYVFNTPEDLLVWDVGHQAYGHKILTERREIFHTNRQIEGISGFPKRSESVYDTFGVGHSSTSISAALGMAIASNLKGDFDKQHIAVIGDASIASGMAFEGLNHAGVTDANLLVILNDNAIGIDPSVGALKKYLTAVKEGKNPKKNNMIKSLNFDYSGPIDGHDLPALIKELNRLKNIKGPKFLHIVTTKGKGLQQAEENQVKYHAPGKFDASTGEIILKSEENLPPKFQDVFGLTILDLARKNEKIIGITPAMPSGSSLKFMMDEIPERAFDVGIAEQHAVTLAAGMATQGMIVYCNIYSTFLQRAYDQVIHDVALQNLPVIFCLDRAGLVGEDGATHHGVFDIAYLRTIPNMIIYAPINEIALQNILYTAQLGLNHPIAIRYPRGRGVLPNWEVENFGQYEKIIIGQASVLKPGTKTAVLSTGTIGNNVTLAINELSNSETIAHYDFPFTKPLDNNTLNTIFSSFERIITIEDGVINGGFGSAILEFAAANNYKNNIEILGIPDVFIEHGTVNQLQQLCKIDVKSLVNLFSNATK from the coding sequence ATGAAAAGCAAATTACTTTCTGACATATTCAATCCCGCCGATTTACGTTTATTAACCGAAGCGCAACTTCCGCAAGTTGCTCAGGAATTACGTCAGTTTATTATTGATATTGTTTCTGTAAAAGAAGGTCATTTGGGCGCTAGTTTAGGCGTAATTGAATTGACGATTGCTTTGCATTATGTTTTTAATACGCCCGAGGATTTATTGGTTTGGGATGTTGGACATCAAGCTTACGGACACAAAATTCTGACTGAAAGAAGAGAAATTTTTCATACTAACAGACAAATCGAAGGTATTTCCGGTTTCCCAAAAAGAAGCGAAAGTGTTTATGATACTTTTGGTGTTGGACATTCTTCAACTTCAATTTCTGCTGCTTTGGGAATGGCGATTGCTTCTAACTTAAAAGGCGATTTCGACAAACAACATATTGCAGTTATTGGTGATGCTTCTATTGCATCCGGAATGGCTTTTGAAGGTTTGAATCATGCTGGTGTAACCGATGCTAACTTACTGGTTATTCTCAATGACAATGCAATCGGGATTGATCCTAGCGTTGGCGCTCTTAAAAAATATCTTACAGCTGTAAAAGAAGGAAAAAATCCGAAGAAGAATAATATGATCAAGTCTCTGAATTTTGATTATTCGGGACCAATTGACGGTCATGATCTTCCTGCTTTAATCAAAGAATTAAACCGATTAAAAAATATAAAAGGTCCTAAATTCCTTCATATTGTTACCACAAAAGGAAAAGGTCTTCAACAAGCTGAAGAAAATCAGGTAAAATATCATGCGCCTGGAAAATTTGACGCTTCAACGGGAGAAATCATTTTAAAATCTGAAGAAAATTTACCACCGAAATTTCAGGATGTTTTTGGTTTAACTATTTTGGATTTAGCCCGAAAGAACGAAAAAATAATCGGAATTACGCCTGCAATGCCATCCGGAAGTTCTCTGAAATTTATGATGGATGAAATCCCGGAACGTGCCTTTGATGTGGGAATTGCAGAACAACACGCCGTAACGCTTGCCGCCGGAATGGCAACTCAAGGCATGATTGTGTATTGCAATATATATTCGACTTTTTTACAGCGCGCTTACGATCAGGTTATTCATGACGTGGCGTTGCAAAACTTACCTGTAATTTTTTGTCTAGACAGAGCTGGTTTAGTTGGTGAAGATGGTGCAACGCATCATGGTGTTTTTGATATTGCTTATTTGAGAACTATTCCAAATATGATAATTTATGCACCAATCAACGAAATTGCCTTGCAAAACATTTTATATACGGCACAATTAGGACTAAATCATCCAATCGCAATTCGATATCCACGTGGTCGAGGCGTTTTGCCAAACTGGGAAGTAGAAAATTTCGGACAATATGAAAAAATTATTATAGGACAGGCTAGCGTATTAAAACCCGGAACAAAAACGGCTGTTTTATCAACCGGAACTATCGGAAATAATGTAACATTGGCCATCAATGAACTGAGCAATTCTGAAACTATTGCGCATTATGATTTCCCATTCACTAAACCACTAGACAACAATACATTAAACACTATTTTCTCGTCTTTCGAAAGGATAATTACTATCGAAGACGGTGTAATAAATGGTGGTTTTGGAAGTGCAATTTTGGAGTTTGCAGCAGCAAATAATTACAAAAATAATATTGAAATTTTGGGCATTCCTGACGTGTTTATTGAGCATGGAACAGTAAATCAATTACAACAATTGTGTAAAATTGACGTTAAAAGTTTGGTAAATCTTTTTTCAAACGCCACAAAATAA